One genomic region from Carcharodon carcharias isolate sCarCar2 chromosome 12, sCarCar2.pri, whole genome shotgun sequence encodes:
- the LOC121284827 gene encoding nuclear factor erythroid 2-related factor 2-like isoform X3, giving the protein MQLLAESFPFVEDIESRTVAFEPPAPAQTSPQPMSPDQTQQGTTSILPSSASESNSLEDLEQTWQELLSIPELQCLYMQNENVTNIGSTGYTSKSRTSEVQSDSYSLSTTLPADHMSGSSTSFLSLFDGPYEEVMPPESHTLFQSKTNASDSMNLSFSNNHFSDLLFSTPLNTQRSSNISQGNNMNESLTSILDDPLLEQINISQLEVNKDFDCKQPQNLPEILDSDSGLSMGSSPGGASPGNSMQSSLCGDASHGYSDSDMDDMESSSGSVQHEFTELYPMQFQNDSNYQAPSLHDLTQSNDSLNLYNKGPKDDLPVGPGHNKAPFTKDKYSKRMEARLTRDEQRAKALNVPFSVKKIVNLPVDDFNEMVSKYQLGEAQLALIRDIRRRGKNKVAAQNCRKRKLENIVGLEHDLDQLKDEKEELLQEKGEHAKNLHQIKQQLNNLYHEVFSMLRDEDGNSYSPSEYSLQQTSDGSVFLVPRSKKLEVKRE; this is encoded by the exons ATGCAGCTTCTCGCAGAGTCATTTCCATTTGTAGAGGACATAGAG TCTCGTACAGTCGCATTTGAACCTCCAGCTCCAGCTCAGACCAGTCCACAACCAATGTCTCCTGATCAGACACAGCAAGGAACTACTTCGATCCTTCCGTCCTCAGCATCTGAATCAAACTCTTTGGAGGACCTGGAGCAAACCTGGCAAGAGCTGCTCTCGATCCCAGAACTTCAG TGTTTGTACATGCAGAATGAGAATGTTACTAATATTGGATCTACAGGATATACTTCCAAGAGTAGAACTTCTGAAGTGCAAAGTGACAGCTACAGCCTCAGTACAACTCTACCAGCTGACCATATGTCAGGCAGTAGCACCAGTTTTCTGTCTCTTTTTGATGGTCCCTACGAAGAGGTAATGCCACCTGAAAGCCACACACTCTTCCAGTCCAAAACAAATGCCTCTGATAGCATGAACCTTTCATTCAGTAATAATCATTTCAGTGACCTGCTTTTCTCTACACCTCTGAATACCCAGAGAAGTAGCAATATTTCCCAAGGTAACAATATGAATGAATCACTTACGAGCATTCTAGATGATCCTCTTCTTGAACAAATCAACATCTCTCAGTTGGAGGTGAATAAAGATTTTGATTGTAAACAGCCACAAAATTTGCCTGAGATTCTTGATTCGGACTCTGGCTTGTCAATGGGCTCAAGCCCTGGTGGAGCCTCTCCAGGTAATTCAATGCAATCATCCCTTTGTGGAGATGCTTCTCATGGTTACAGTGATTCTGACATGGATGACATGGAAAGCAGTTCTGGGAGTGTTCAGCATGAATTTACTGAGCTGTACCCAATGCAGTTTCAAAATGACAGTAACTATCAGGCACCCTCTCTTCATGATCTTACACAGTCAAATGATAGCCTGAATCTTTACAACAAAGGACCAAAGGATGATCTGCCCGTGGGTCCTGGTCACAATAAAGCCCCATTCACCAAAGACAAGTATTCGAAACGAATGGAAGCTCGGCTCACAAGGGATGAGCAGCGGGCTAAAGCACTAAATGTCCCTTTCTCTGTCAAAAAGATTGTTAACCTTCCTGTTGATGATTTCAATGAAATGGTGTCCAAGTATCAGCTTGGTGAGGCCCAGCTTGCTCTCATCCGTGACATCCGTCGCCGTGGCAAAAACAAAGTGGCAGCTCAGAATTGCCGCAAACGCAAACTAGAAAACATAGTGGGTCTCGAACATGATCTGGATCAACTTAAAGATGAGAAGGAGGAGCTTCTGCAAGAAAAGGGGGAGCATGCAAAAAATCTCCACCAGATCAAACAGCAGCTGAACAATCTGTATCATGAGGTTTTCAGTATGCTAcgagatgaagatggaaattcGTATTCTCCCAGTGAATACTCACTGCAGCAGACCAGCGATGGCAGTGTATTCCTTGTTCCAAGGAGCAAGAAACTTGAAGTAAAGAGAGAGTGA